Genomic DNA from Hyperolius riggenbachi isolate aHypRig1 chromosome 10, aHypRig1.pri, whole genome shotgun sequence:
ttgttcaggagctatggctaaaagtattagaggcagaggatcagcaggacagccaggcaactggtattgcccaaaaggaaatacatatggcagcctccattccctgtcacttctgttgtcctttatagagggcttagatgctttccttggattgaaggacatccatgacTATAAATATTAGGCCTCATGTTTTTTGTACCCCCCAAAAGCGGGGAAAAAGTCAGTGGGCCCTATTCAATTcactcctaggttttctcctagatcgatttttatcttctctataaaataatttttctgtacattgcaattgaaaaagtaccaaaaagtaggcaaaaggTTTTATCAAAAGTAGAttgagtattttctggcttgctggtggatttaaaggcattttatttgcaagttgtgaaaatatcaccaaggtgaaaactcaggagaaaattcgGACCCTTGTCCAACTGCTCAATCCGGACAAGTCTGCTCTCTGGCCTAGTTCATTCCATCAACTGGCAGCCTCATAGCACTGAGTCATTGTGTAAAAGtagcattctctctctctctctctctctctctctctactaacCCACCACTAACCCAACGCCCAGCATTGTTCTCTGTCTGTCCAGCGCAAATAGAGAAAAGCCATTTCCCCTTTACTCCATGTCACATGCAAAACCTGCAGTCACCTCTCTCGTCAGGCTGTTCCTGCatacacttaaagagaccctgtaacaaaaaaaggctcccctgggggttacttacctcaggagggggaggtctcagggtcccaatgaggcttccatcaatcctgtagctgcaggcagtccagcgttggctcccccgaagtgtcccggaatcctccctcgacaagcctgacaagcgctgatttatttacctttcctggctccagcgaggcgcagtattggctctccgcacagagataggtgaaaatagccaatctccgttgggtccgctctactgcgcaggtgcaggatacttgcgccagcgcagtagagcggcccgacggagatcggctatttctgcctatctccatgcggagaggcaagactgcgcctgcgctggagccgggaaggtaaatcttTACATTGCTGctgttccgggaggattttcgccaccgCCGTGAGGAAcggggaggatggaggaagcctcaataggatcctgaggcttccccaacccgagaagagtaccccccaggggaggttttctttgttacaggttttctttaagttttagGAAATAGGGGGTGCATTGGAGGCTATtttagctggggggagggggcaatagAGACAGCGTGGGTGGAGAtgttccacaagatgcccctgcaccatagacacaccaggtttaatTCTTTCTCCCTCTGGTTTTTTGTCCTTTGAAGCTTATGGTGTGAGCGATATGGGAATTCCCAGCAgagctgatccagggatttatctgaccgcCATCTAGAGTCTGGGAAGATTTCTTCCTGTTTAAGGCTAATTGGGCCAAGCCTGTAATGTTTTTTTGCCATCCTTAGATCTGCTGGGATATGTGTGAGTTCAGGGCACTGATCCTTTTTTgctggttgaacttgatagacagatgtctttttttcaaccaaactaactatgaggTGGAGGACTTCTCATTTATCTACTTTACATTTCATTAGCTGTATGTATGTCGTATGTATGTCCTAGCCATACTAGTGAGATCCTGCTGTAATGTCACTGTCCTgcttagtgttgataattctgcatcattttgtatcatctgcaaagttatgcagctgctgcatttggTCCATTTCTAatctgcataaactttgcatcaacttggaattatcagcagctcaatgaccctccctaatgataattgctcctcccctcaaaattctctaacaggaagtaatgatgtttctctatttgcagagtGGAGTCCcgacatcaggaacctctcagagactcatatctctgtatccacagactgtacaacagatggtgatgtcactggacaagagtctcctgcagatatcctggttactcCAAATATTTCCCCAGACTCTCCTCACCTGTCTTACCCCAAGGGGCCCCATACCcaacacagctctccccctgctggaaggtctcattcctgttccacgtgtgggaaatgttttgtctggaaatcatatcttgtcaaacatgagagatctcacgctGGTGAGAAGCCAAATTCATGTGATAAGTGTTGGAAATGTTTTTCACAGGCATcaaaccttgtcacacatgagagatctcatactggtaaACAGCACTATTCATCTGATGAGAGTGGGAAAGGTTTTGGCTGTCAAGCAGAGCTTATCATACACGAGAGAACTGACACTGGAGAAAAGCcctattcttgtgctgagtgtgggaaatgttttgtattgaAATCAACCCTTGTCAGACATCAgcgatctcatactggtgagcaGCGCtattcatgtggtgagtgtgagaaatgttttgcctttaaaatagaacttgtcatacatgagagaattcacactAGAGAGAAGCTCTATTCATGTGCTAAGTGCGGAAAATGTTTTGGTgaaaaatcacatcttgtcatacatgagagaactcacactggagagaagctttattcatgtgctgaatgtgggaaatgttttgtattgaAATCaacccttgtcagacatgagcgaTCTCATActtgtgagaagccctattcatgtgctaagtgtgggaaatgttttgtattgaAATCaacccttgtcagacatgagcaaTCTCATAcatgtgagaagccctattcatgtgctgagtgtgggaaatgttttgtattgaAATCaacccttgtcagacatgagcgaTCTCATActtgtgagaagccctattcatgtgctaagtgtggaaaatgttttggataCAAATCACTCCTTGTCAAACATGTGCGATCTCACTGGTGAGATGCCCTATTCATGTTCTCAGTGTGGAAAATGCTATGGATATAAATCAGATCTTGTCAtgcataagagatctcacactcgtgagaagccctattcatgtgctgagtgtgggaaatgttttgcatacaAATCATGCTTTGTCAAACAGGAGAGAtctcactggtgagaagccctattcgtgtgctcagtgtgggaaatgttttgggagtaaatcacatcttgtcacacatgagagatctcacactggtgagaaatcctattcatgtgctgagtgtgggaaatattttgggaATAAGTCAGGGTTTGTCAGACGTGTGTTGAGTGTGGGGGAATGTATTGGCGATAAGTGTTCTTTtacaatgtttattttatttcttaaccacttcagccttcagtgtcatTTCACCTTATGCCTCCGAGCaacttttacctcccattcattcgccaataactttatcactacttatcacaattaattgatctatatcatgttttttctgccaccaatttggctttctttaggtggtacattttgctaagaattatttttttctaaatgcattttaacgggaatgttaagaaaaaaatgaaaattcattatttcttagttttcagccattacagctttaaaatatgacatgctaccataattaaaaaccacgtattttatttgcttatttgtcccggtttttacaccatttaaatgtctctataacaatgtatggcatcaatattttatatggaaataaaggtgcatgttttcaatttgcgtccatcactatttacaagcttataattaaaaaaaattatagtaatatatgctcttgacatgcatattaaaaagttcagacacttaggtaactatttatgttgtttgtttttaattgtatttttttttatttttattaaacattttatttgggtttttttggagtggggaggtaaacaggtaattttaaatgtaattgattgtgtatattttttttaaacaatgtatgtagatgtagttttactatttggccacaagatggccacagtaattttggggtttttcatcctgtaagcgagagctctcacttacaggaactgaagggaTGACCGGAAACTTAATAAAATTGCGGCTTTTCAGAGAAGCCGTCAATTTTTCATAGggagacatagatcaatgaatgggaactgtgttccacttcccattcattgatctccggggcaGCGGAAGGTGGCGGGAGCGCGcccggcacagcagcagcagcagagcaggctatctggatggatatatccgtccagatagacctaaATGGTTAAACATGGAAGTATTTTTACACAGAATCTTGAAGACTCTTTCAAGCTACTCAGTGTATTGGTTTATAAAGTATTAAAGTCCCAGAACTTGCGACAACTTGGGAGttgacacgatgagataaacatgagtaCATATAGTATTACACCTAGTTAGAACTTGTTTGTggttcaataatgcatttagaccaattttcaatagatttccaatagatttcattctaaaatctattggaaatctgttcctagtgtgtggcacacatcagatcgatgcctgtcagattcgactttacaggcatctgacagaaatctatctgatggtggaatctgctgtaaatctataatTGTATGGCCAACTTAAGTTAACCTGGAACTTTATCTATGGAAATGAGGCAGGATCCACAGTCCCATGCAGCCGTGGCTCTCCTGAAAAGTTAACAAGAGCCAAAACCGCTTTATCTGGTTGATCAAACACACCGGATAACAAGAGTGATGAAAAGATGATTGTTTTGATTGGCAGCTGTGTGAATCAGATTTGACATCACActgatgtggctgctgctgtgtacagtTCAGAGTCAGAATTTAAACTATTAAAGTGAAAATTAGAATGTGAGACTCTGTGAAATTTCTATATACCATTATTTACTGTCTGTGAGCTACAGATGTGGAGATATTAGAAGTTCCCATTCATCCAGACTGAACTGCGGAAAGGAGATTTCCCTCTCCGTGTCTCTGTTTTATATTCAGGAAACATGAAGAGATTTGAGCTGAATGCACAAAGCCCAGTAAGATGAGAAGAGAGGAGCCCTGCTGAGCTGATTGCTGCATAACTGTGGAGCtctaactttaacctccctgatgGTAAACCTGACCCAGGGTCGGGATAGCCGCTGCAGGGGATCACATGCCTTCGGGAGCATTTTTGGCTGTATAATGTTATTTATATTCTTCAGCTATCACTTCGCTAGCTAAGTATGCCCCCCAAGTGTCTCCGGTCCCCTCTGATTGCCGCcggtatacataccccccagggatcccgcaatggcgcagcctcccaatcagttcccggcttcgctatggggaggatcagaacTGCGCAGAGTGAAGCTGCATGGATGGGTAAATATTaccggcagcgatcggggggatcagagggaaccggaggcacttgggggggcaTACTTAGCTAGCAAagtacaattgaaggtaaagaggcgccctggttgaaataaaagcatctaaaaacagcttaaaatcaaggaaataatatgaggcggcttacctcaataatgaaatccttgtatatgacaaaagatttttatttagcaaaggcaacgcatttcgcgggtccaagcccgcttcatcaggccaataaaagtgcctacaatagtgaaagagctcctcagtataactgtatcgacagcgttataggttaatacaatgaatacttatgcattatacatttatatcctaATAGTATACATACCATTATGGTTAAATGAAAAACGATCAAATGATTTGATAGatccatcaatcagaaaaacgatttttcaaaaaagtaaatATAACCTAATTTAAGGATCTGGACTGCTGATCTAAAATGGGAGATGGTAAATATGCAAATGCAGTGTTCAGCTGCATTTGAAGGTATGTATATAATGTTCAAAAAGAATCAACAGTCCaacggcctgattcacaaagccgcgcaAACCGTCCAGCACGGGTGCGCCAAACAGCCAGCACGCGAAGCGCCGCCTGGGGACCCGCGCGACTGCGGCAAACCGCGCATGCAAAAATCGGTGACCGCACGAATCGCGCCACCCCGCATGCGCAAAAGCCCGCGAACGGCGCCCCACGTTGTTCACGgcgcttttttttccctgcaaggtgctgagacacccccactacactacatagctagcaaagtgctagctgaagaatatAAATAAAATTTTAGCCAAAAATCCTCCTGCGGACGCAGACATTgatactgcgtaccgccagggaggttaaatccccatacacacacaaaacggcggtcttttatgcagcacaattgttgaacaacttttgttgtgaaataagttgaaacagctaaaaaaaagtattttgctattgttcaaaaagctgataacactgataagaagtcaatacaacagttggattgataccattttatgactagcagcactatgaaaaaaatcatgtttttatcgttagactagcggtaggtcttccccgagaggacccgtcaccgccgtggggaagtctagtagagaataatttgtgcacatattatttatactgaagctaatgtcctcctttgctgtacctgttttgaatgcatgttgtgtattttagtccacaattgtggagctctgcacatctattgcaggtagtcaattcgggtgcagcctctgtttggaagcgctgccaatgtctcctgctgtacaaaactcatgtaagtatacttatggctagctgcatccatgtgcatcaatttgcattcaaattatagattaggactagtaaatgatttgcatctgattggcattcaaggcatgtatcctgtggggctctgcataccTCTGTTAGTCTACAATTcatttgcagcctatgagcgctgtcatttgtttgataacagttggattgacttctaatcagtcttatcagctttttgaacaatagcaaaatatatatttttttagctgtttcaacttgtttcacaacaaaagttgttcaacaataGTTCTGCATAAAAGACAGTTGTTGAGCGGGTGTATGgagcttaatgctgggaatacactgttcgtTTTTGTCGCTCGATTCTCCTGTTCAATTCCGcaggtgattctcttatcttccgctcgtttttcttatctttttcctttGTGGTCGGAGAtcaaacatgtcggaaatgatctatcgtgccatctaaatggctcaaaaatgaactgtgtattcccagcataagccatataaAGCAGCACAAAAGCAGAggtgctttgcactgtacattGCTGAGGACAACTACACTAACAGTGATTTACTCTGGACAGCCCCCTCTGACAGTACTGGGAACAGATGTTATTATTGCACCGCAGAAAAGAAAGGGATCAACTTAACACCGTAACAGACAAGTTTactaattaccatatttttcaaactatatgtaggttttgagggcaaaaaccaggggaagataatatactaaacctggtgcatctat
This window encodes:
- the LOC137537178 gene encoding zinc finger protein 260-like, which encodes MMRTIKEEEEETYVRSDQQYKQEGDMMRTCKEEEKMYVRHDQQSMEEGYMMGTNKEEKEETYVRSDQQSVEEGDIMRTTIEKDHLKEGRIELRSELKEKETYVRSDQSMEEGEMMRKIKEEEETYVRSDQRSMEEGDMMGTTIEKDHLKEGRMEWSPDIRNLSETHISVSTDCTTDGDVTGQESPADILVTPNISPDSPHLSYPKGPHTQHSSPPAGRSHSCSTCGKCFVWKSYLVKHERSHAGEKPNSCDKCWKCFSQASNLVTHERSHTGKQHYSSDESGKGFGCQAELIIHERTDTGEKPYSCAECGKCFVLKSTLVRHQRSHTGEQRYSCGECEKCFAFKIELVIHERIHTREKLYSCAKCGKCFGEKSHLVIHERTHTGEKLYSCAECGKCFVLKSTLVRHERSHTCEKPYSCAKCGKCFVLKSTLVRHEQSHTCEKPYSCAECGKCFVLKSTLVRHERSHTCEKPYSCAKCGKCFGYKSLLVKHVRSHW